A portion of the Deinococcus peraridilitoris DSM 19664 genome contains these proteins:
- a CDS encoding carbohydrate ABC transporter permease, with protein MNKNPVLQRLGLALFWVVVAIILFYVLFPFYWALKTSLTSPGELSNTALDWFPRRPTLENYALVFQGQPFGRNLLNSLGVASGTVIISLLLSVLSAYALGKFRFRFKPILMYTILAVSVFPQIAVLGGMYTTVRALGLYNQWGGLILSYMIFTLPFTVWVLTSFVREIPGELEEAAVMDGASPLQTLFKVMLPVMTPALVTTGLLGFIAAWNEFLFALTFTTTDAARTVPVAIGSFSGASQYENPFAQIMAASVIVTIPLILLVLIFQRNIVSGLTAGAVKG; from the coding sequence ATGAACAAGAATCCTGTGCTTCAACGCCTCGGTCTGGCGCTTTTCTGGGTGGTCGTGGCCATCATCCTGTTCTACGTGCTCTTTCCCTTTTACTGGGCGCTCAAGACCAGCCTCACCAGCCCGGGAGAACTTTCGAACACCGCGCTCGACTGGTTTCCCCGTCGGCCCACCCTGGAGAATTACGCGCTGGTGTTTCAAGGTCAGCCTTTCGGGCGCAACCTGCTCAACAGCCTTGGTGTGGCCAGCGGCACCGTGATCATCAGTTTGCTGCTCTCGGTTCTTTCGGCCTACGCACTTGGCAAGTTCCGCTTTCGCTTCAAGCCGATCTTGATGTACACCATTCTGGCGGTCAGCGTGTTTCCACAGATCGCCGTACTGGGGGGCATGTACACCACCGTGCGCGCGCTGGGACTCTACAACCAGTGGGGCGGTCTGATTCTCAGTTACATGATCTTCACCCTGCCCTTTACGGTGTGGGTGCTGACCAGCTTCGTACGTGAAATTCCCGGCGAACTCGAGGAGGCGGCCGTCATGGACGGTGCCTCGCCGCTGCAGACGCTCTTCAAGGTAATGCTGCCGGTGATGACGCCTGCCCTGGTCACCACCGGGCTGCTGGGCTTCATTGCCGCCTGGAACGAATTTCTGTTCGCCCTGACATTCACCACCACGGACGCGGCGCGCACCGTTCCGGTGGCCATCGGTTCGTTCAGTGGGGCCAGCCAGTACGAGAATCCCTTTGCGCAGATCATGGCAGCCAGCGTCATCGTGACGATTCCGCTGATCCTGTTGGTGCTGATCTTCCAGCGCAACATCGTGTCAGGCCTGACGGCAGGCGCAGTCAAAGGCTGA
- a CDS encoding carbohydrate ABC transporter permease, translated as MATSTPSAQSHPKRGRSVEATRARTAIWLLLPTLIVIALVAGYPLLRTLYLSLTEYNINTDASPNYIGFDNFFFRGDDGTALGLLTDPLWWQSVWTTLRFTLASVVTETLLGLAFALVINSKFKGRGLLRTAILVPWAVPTVVSAQMWNWMYQDNFGIISQWGRNLGMLDVGQSFVADPSTALWALVAVDVWKTTPFMALLLLAGLQSIPSDMYEAADVDGASKVRQFFRLTLPLLTPALLVALIFRTLDALRVFDMPYIVKGNAPETMTMSIYARQQMIDNAQFGYGSAVSILIFLIIMIFTIVYVTTLRVRFD; from the coding sequence ATGGCGACTTCTACCCCATCCGCGCAAAGCCACCCCAAGCGTGGCCGCAGCGTCGAAGCGACCCGGGCCCGCACGGCGATCTGGCTGTTGCTGCCCACGTTGATCGTGATCGCCCTGGTTGCAGGGTATCCGCTGCTGCGCACGCTGTACCTGTCCCTGACGGAATACAACATCAACACGGATGCGTCACCGAACTACATCGGATTCGACAATTTTTTCTTCCGTGGTGACGACGGTACGGCACTCGGGCTGCTGACCGATCCGCTGTGGTGGCAGTCGGTCTGGACAACCCTGCGCTTCACGCTGGCCTCGGTGGTGACCGAAACGCTGCTGGGGCTCGCCTTTGCGCTGGTCATCAACAGCAAGTTCAAGGGGCGCGGTCTGCTGCGCACTGCCATCCTGGTGCCCTGGGCCGTGCCGACCGTGGTGAGCGCGCAGATGTGGAACTGGATGTATCAGGACAACTTCGGAATTATCAGCCAGTGGGGACGCAATCTGGGCATGCTGGACGTCGGACAGTCCTTTGTGGCCGACCCCAGCACGGCCCTGTGGGCGCTGGTGGCCGTGGACGTCTGGAAAACGACCCCCTTCATGGCCCTGCTGCTGCTCGCCGGCCTGCAGAGCATCCCCAGCGACATGTACGAAGCAGCTGACGTGGACGGTGCCAGCAAGGTGCGCCAGTTCTTCCGTCTCACGCTGCCACTGCTCACCCCTGCCCTGCTGGTGGCCCTGATCTTCCGCACGCTCGACGCACTGCGGGTGTTCGACATGCCGTACATCGTCAAGGGCAACGCCCCCGAAACGATGACCATGAGCATCTACGCGCGTCAGCAGATGATCGACAACGCACAGTTCGGTTACGGCAGTGCGGTCAGCATCCTGATTTTTCTGATCATCATGATCTTTACCATCGTGTACGTCACCACCCTGCGGGTCCGCTTCGACTGA
- a CDS encoding ABC transporter substrate-binding protein encodes MKKAVLISTLSLAFSAGAASAQGVTLTFACDSVGSGYDQCKTGADAWAKKTGNTVRVLQVPKETGDRLALYQQQLGAKSKDVDVYMIDVVWPGLISQHLADLSKSIPKAELDAHFPAIVKNNTINGKLVGVPWFTDAGVLYYRTDLMEKYGYKSAPKTWAELETMAKKIQDGERKDNPRFVGFVFQGKNYEGLTCDALEWVASFGGGSIVDANGNVTINNPKTVAALKTVQGWIGTIAPQAVTTYAEEEARNVFQGGNAAFMRNWPYAYAAGQDEKSPIRGKIGVAALPAGPGGKPAATLGGWQLAVNNYSAHPKEAADLVRYLTGREEQKRRAIEASYNPTIASLYKDQDVLKAVPFFGSLYDVFVNAVARPATATKSKYNQVSNAFASGVYGVLTKKQTPEAAAASIQAQITRIKGRGF; translated from the coding sequence ATGAAAAAAGCCGTGCTGATTTCCACCTTGAGCCTCGCCTTTTCGGCGGGAGCGGCCTCAGCCCAGGGTGTAACCCTGACCTTCGCCTGCGACTCGGTCGGCAGTGGATACGATCAGTGCAAGACTGGCGCGGACGCCTGGGCCAAGAAGACCGGGAACACCGTGCGTGTGCTGCAGGTGCCCAAAGAGACGGGTGACCGCCTGGCCCTCTACCAACAGCAGCTGGGCGCCAAGTCCAAGGACGTCGACGTGTACATGATCGACGTGGTGTGGCCGGGCCTGATCAGCCAGCACCTCGCCGACCTCAGCAAATCGATTCCCAAAGCGGAACTCGATGCGCACTTCCCCGCGATCGTCAAGAACAACACCATCAACGGCAAGCTGGTGGGCGTACCGTGGTTCACCGACGCGGGCGTGCTGTACTACCGCACCGACCTGATGGAAAAATACGGCTACAAGAGCGCACCGAAGACCTGGGCCGAACTGGAAACGATGGCCAAGAAAATTCAGGACGGTGAGCGCAAGGACAACCCGCGCTTTGTCGGCTTCGTCTTTCAAGGCAAAAACTACGAAGGCCTGACCTGCGACGCCCTGGAATGGGTCGCCAGCTTCGGTGGCGGCAGCATCGTCGACGCCAACGGCAACGTCACCATCAACAACCCCAAGACCGTCGCCGCGCTCAAGACCGTGCAGGGCTGGATCGGCACCATCGCGCCCCAGGCTGTCACCACCTACGCCGAGGAAGAAGCGCGCAACGTCTTCCAAGGCGGAAACGCTGCCTTCATGCGCAACTGGCCTTACGCCTACGCGGCCGGTCAGGACGAGAAGTCACCCATTCGGGGCAAGATCGGCGTGGCCGCACTCCCCGCAGGCCCGGGCGGCAAGCCCGCAGCCACGCTGGGTGGCTGGCAGCTGGCGGTCAACAACTACAGCGCTCACCCCAAGGAAGCCGCCGATCTGGTGCGCTACCTGACCGGGCGGGAAGAACAGAAGCGCCGCGCCATCGAGGCCAGCTACAACCCCACCATTGCCTCGCTGTACAAGGACCAGGACGTGCTCAAGGCCGTGCCCTTCTTCGGCAGCCTGTACGACGTGTTCGTCAACGCCGTCGCGCGTCCCGCCACGGCCACCAAGAGCAAGTACAACCAGGTGTCCAACGCCTTTGCAAGCGGCGTCTACGGCGTGCTGACCAAAAAGCAGACGCCCGAGGCGGCCGCGGCCAGCATCCAGGCACAGATCACCCGCATCAAGGGCCGCGGCTTCTAA